CCTACCGAGCGGTTCCGCGAGGCGAGCGCCATCGTGGCGGAGGCGGACGTGCTGCTCATCGCCGGATCCTCGCTCGCCGTGAACTCCGGCATCCGCCTGCTCGAGATCGCCCGGAGGAGCCGCATGCCGATCGTGATCCTCAACCGCGGCACCACCAAGGGCGACACCCGCGCCACCGTCCGCCTGGAGGGCGGCACGAGCGAGACCCTCCGCGCGATCCAGACGGAGCTCGCGTCGTGACCCGCATCGTCCTCGTCCGCCACGGCCGCACGGCCTGGAACGTCGAGCGCCGCGTGCAGGGCTCGAGCGACATCCCGCTCGACGACACCGGTCGCGCGCAGGCCGCCACCGCGGGCGCGCTCCTCGCCGAGGCCGTCGCGGGCGGGGCCGGCTGGGACGCGGTGCACGCGAGCCCGCTCAGCCGCGCCTTCGAGACCGCGTCGATCATCGCGGAGCACCTCGCGCTCGGCGGCGCGCCCACGACGGGCCCGCTGCCGGAGCCGGCGCTCGCGGAGCGCCGCTACGGCTTGGCCGAGGGGCTGACGCACGCGGAGATCGAGGCGCGCTTCCCCGACGGCGACGTGCCCGGGCGGGAGACCGTCGAGTCCGTCACCGAGAGGGCGGGCGCCGCGCTCCTGCGGCTCGCCGAGCTGCACCCCGGCGGGTCGCTCATCGCGGTGTCGCACGGCGGCGTCATCGCCGCTCTCGCCCGGAGCCTCGACGCCTCGCTCGTCGGCCGACCCGGGCCCATGATCGAGAACGGCTCGGCGCACACGTTCGGCGTGGTCGACGGCGCGCTGTCCCTGCTGCGCTTCGGCGGGATCGCCGAGCTCGGGCCCGTCGCCGACCTGTCCGCGGGGCGCCCGGCCTGATCCGGGCCTAGGCCCCGGCGCGTCCGGCGCGGGCGACCCGCTCCAGCAGGTCGCCCAGCTCGGTCGCGGAGGCGTCCCAGCTGTACTCGGCGGCGCGCGCGATCGACGCCGCGGAGCGCCGCCGCCACTCGGCGGGATCCTCCAGCGCGCGCACGGCCGCGGCGAACGCCTCGGGGTCGTCCGGGTCCGCGTAGACGGCCGCGTCGCCGCCGATCTCCCGGAAGATCGGGATGTCGCTGACGATGACGGGCAACCCCACGCTCATCGCCTCGATGACGGGGATGCCGAAGCCCTCGTCGCGCGAGGCCGTGAGCAGCGCCGTCGCGCGTCGCAGCGTCGCCGCGTACTCGGCGTCGTCCGCGCCGTCCCGGAAGACGAGGCGCGCGCCGTCGGCGATGCCCTCGAGCCGCTCCCGCTCGGCCGGGTCGACGCGGCTCATGAGGTGCAGCTCGTGGTCCGGCAGGTCGTCGGCCGCGCGCACGAGCGTCTCGACGTTCTTGTACGGCATGTACGAGCCCATGTAGACGAGCGTCTGCTCGGCGGGGGCGTCCCGCGGGCCGTCGGGCGATCCGTCGGGCGCCGGTGCGAGCTCGGCCGCGTTCGGCACCACGACCACCGGCCGGGACGTGAGCCGGTGCCGGCGGATCAGGCCGCGCGTCGTCTCGCTGACGGTCACGATCGCGTCCGCCCGGTCCAGCAGCAGGCGCTGCGGCCACCAGGCGAGGTGGAACGCCCGCCACAGGGCGCGCACGGGAGCGGGCAGGTCCCGCGGCGGACGCCGGTGCCGGTAGTAGATGAGGTCGTGCAGCGTGAGCACGAGCGGGTAGGCGCGGCCGCGGGAGCCCATGGTCTGCATGGGGCTGTAGACGACGTCGGGCCGCATCCGCGAGATGCGCCGCGCCAGCCACGGCTCCCGCGGGCCGGTCGGCGAGCTGACCAGCTGCCATGGCAGGTCGGGCAGGAGCGCGAGCTGGCGGTGGTCGCTGATGAGCATGGTCACGTCGAAGCGCGTGCCCAGCCGCGCGACGAGCTCGGCGCCGTAGCGGCTGATCCCGTCGTGCCGGCCGATGCGGGTGTACCGGCAGTCGAACACGAGCCTCACGGCGCGCTCCCCTCGTCCAGGAACGCCCGGACGAAGCCGGCCGCCTCCCGGGGCGTCTCGTAGTGGATGAGGTGCCCGACCCGCGGGATCACCTCGAGCCGCGCGTCCGGGAACAGCGCCCGGAGCCGGTGCTGCGCCGCGACGGGCGTGATGTCGTCGCGCTCGGCCGCGACCAGCAGCACGGGCACGCGGACGCGCGCGGCGTAGGTGCTCGCGTCGGAGGAGACCGACGCGCGGAACGCCTCGAGCACCACGCGGCGGTCGCTGAACGCGCTGAAGAACCGGTCGTGCTGGTCGTTGATCCAGCGGCGGAGCCCCCGGTCGCGCGTCTTCGCCATGGCCTCGCTCATCACGCGCACGATCGCGCGGTTGCGCAGCAGGCCAAAGCCCGCGCGCTCGGGCAGCAGGGCGGCGGAGCGGTAGTAGAGCACGGCGAGGCGCGTGAGGATCCCCCGGGGGCCCTCGAGCGCGGGCGCGGCGATGGGGTTCACGAGGATCGCGCGCGGAGCGGGCAGCCCGTCCGCGAGCGCGGCCGCGACGACGATGGAGCCGAACGAGTGCCCCAGCACGGTCGCGTCGCGCGTGCCCGTCGCGTCGACGAAGGCGCGCAGCCACGCCGCGTAGCCGGGGATGTCGTGCCGCGCGTCGCCGAGCGGCGTCGAGTCGCCGAAGCCCGGCAGGTCGGGCGAGAGGATCCGCACGCCCGGCAGCTGCGCCACGACCGGCTCGAGCCCGTGGTGGTCGCCGCGGAACCCGTGCACGACCACGACCACCTGCGCGGCGTCGGCGGGCCCGTACTCCCACCACGCGGTGCGGCTCCCGAGGAGGTCGACGGTGCGGCGGACCACGGGGATGCGGTCGAGCTGGGCGGCGTAGGGCGAGG
This is a stretch of genomic DNA from Clavibacter zhangzhiyongii. It encodes these proteins:
- a CDS encoding histidine phosphatase family protein; this encodes MTRIVLVRHGRTAWNVERRVQGSSDIPLDDTGRAQAATAGALLAEAVAGGAGWDAVHASPLSRAFETASIIAEHLALGGAPTTGPLPEPALAERRYGLAEGLTHAEIEARFPDGDVPGRETVESVTERAGAALLRLAELHPGGSLIAVSHGGVIAALARSLDASLVGRPGPMIENGSAHTFGVVDGALSLLRFGGIAELGPVADLSAGRPA
- a CDS encoding glycosyltransferase family 4 protein, with the protein product MRLVFDCRYTRIGRHDGISRYGAELVARLGTRFDVTMLISDHRQLALLPDLPWQLVSSPTGPREPWLARRISRMRPDVVYSPMQTMGSRGRAYPLVLTLHDLIYYRHRRPPRDLPAPVRALWRAFHLAWWPQRLLLDRADAIVTVSETTRGLIRRHRLTSRPVVVVPNAAELAPAPDGSPDGPRDAPAEQTLVYMGSYMPYKNVETLVRAADDLPDHELHLMSRVDPAERERLEGIADGARLVFRDGADDAEYAATLRRATALLTASRDEGFGIPVIEAMSVGLPVIVSDIPIFREIGGDAAVYADPDDPEAFAAAVRALEDPAEWRRRSAASIARAAEYSWDASATELGDLLERVARAGRAGA
- a CDS encoding alpha/beta fold hydrolase, whose amino-acid sequence is MTVPSPYAAQLDRIPVVRRTVDLLGSRTAWWEYGPADAAQVVVVVHGFRGDHHGLEPVVAQLPGVRILSPDLPGFGDSTPLGDARHDIPGYAAWLRAFVDATGTRDATVLGHSFGSIVVAAALADGLPAPRAILVNPIAAPALEGPRGILTRLAVLYYRSAALLPERAGFGLLRNRAIVRVMSEAMAKTRDRGLRRWINDQHDRFFSAFSDRRVVLEAFRASVSSDASTYAARVRVPVLLVAAERDDITPVAAQHRLRALFPDARLEVIPRVGHLIHYETPREAAGFVRAFLDEGSAP